In Paenibacillus sp. FSL R7-0345, a single window of DNA contains:
- a CDS encoding GNAT family N-acetyltransferase produces MVDLIFLNKLPEEKEYYGLYQSTGWDPEGRWTAEMLQESLINSWYILSVVKDGRLAASGRIVSDGVIQCIICDVIVLPDFQGYGIGSMVMEHLISHCKAKGIRWIQLSAASGKAEFYERFGFVRRAADAPGMSLFL; encoded by the coding sequence TTGGTTGATTTGATTTTTCTTAATAAACTCCCTGAGGAAAAAGAATATTACGGGCTCTATCAGTCAACAGGCTGGGATCCGGAAGGCCGCTGGACGGCAGAGATGCTTCAGGAATCATTGATAAACAGCTGGTACATATTGAGTGTTGTAAAAGACGGAAGACTTGCAGCATCCGGCAGGATTGTATCAGACGGAGTCATCCAGTGCATTATTTGCGATGTGATCGTATTACCCGATTTTCAGGGCTACGGGATTGGAAGTATGGTAATGGAACATTTGATCAGCCACTGTAAAGCAAAAGGTATCCGCTGGATTCAGCTGTCTGCAGCAAGCGGCAAAGCAGAATTTTATGAACGGTTTGGTTTTGTGAGGAGAGCTGCTGATGCACCGGGGATGAGTTTGTTTCTGTAA
- a CDS encoding DUF4349 domain-containing protein, with amino-acid sequence MSMRKRGLHYLTGLLVLAVTLAGCGSGDNNSASDNAAADKGTASEASTQAAPAAAETMEYGGSADLDLNQAAADGKAAVVTSGRSTADKGAASGQQAQGGTSETSGFSGVDVAAGLNKKLIYKANLTMEVEDYGAAQSEVRNLVTLAGGYIIGFTENMTDYEKGGTFVLKVPAAGFSPFLDKLELIKNEGVQRSIEGQDVSEEYVDLESRLKAKQLMETQYIDFMSKATKSSDLVAFANELGAIQESIEQIKGRMRYIDQNVSFSTVELRLYQTDSGIVDIQKKEQGPLLTRASDALSKSLHALSVTFQWLFVFLAAALPILVVFAVVAAVVLIIRMRLKTRVTAAPVKEEDDN; translated from the coding sequence ATGAGTATGCGCAAAAGGGGTCTGCATTACTTAACAGGATTATTGGTTTTGGCGGTAACACTGGCGGGCTGCGGTTCAGGTGACAACAATTCGGCAAGTGATAATGCAGCGGCGGATAAGGGGACAGCCAGCGAAGCCTCAACGCAAGCAGCGCCTGCAGCTGCAGAAACGATGGAGTACGGCGGTTCAGCAGACTTGGACCTGAATCAGGCTGCTGCGGACGGCAAGGCAGCAGTGGTAACCAGCGGCAGAAGTACGGCTGATAAAGGCGCAGCTTCAGGACAGCAGGCACAGGGCGGCACGTCGGAAACATCCGGGTTCAGCGGCGTTGACGTGGCAGCCGGACTGAACAAAAAGCTGATCTACAAAGCGAACCTTACCATGGAAGTAGAGGATTACGGTGCAGCCCAGTCGGAAGTACGCAACCTGGTGACACTGGCTGGAGGCTATATTATCGGATTTACCGAGAATATGACTGACTACGAAAAAGGCGGTACTTTTGTGCTGAAGGTGCCGGCGGCCGGATTCTCCCCGTTTCTTGATAAATTAGAGCTGATTAAGAACGAGGGGGTTCAGCGGAGCATTGAAGGCCAGGATGTATCGGAGGAATATGTAGATCTGGAATCACGGCTGAAGGCCAAGCAGCTGATGGAAACCCAGTACATCGATTTTATGTCAAAAGCGACCAAATCCTCGGATCTTGTAGCTTTTGCCAATGAGCTTGGAGCGATCCAGGAGTCCATTGAGCAGATCAAAGGCAGAATGCGTTATATCGACCAGAATGTATCCTTTTCTACAGTAGAGCTGCGGCTCTATCAGACGGACTCAGGCATTGTTGATATCCAGAAAAAGGAGCAGGGTCCGCTGCTGACACGGGCATCCGATGCGCTCTCCAAGAGTCTGCATGCCTTGTCGGTAACGTTCCAGTGGCTGTTTGTCTTCCTGGCTGCAGCCTTGCCGATACTGGTTGTATTTGCGGTCGTTGCTGCTGTAGTGCTCATTATACGCATGCGGCTTAAAACCAGGGTAACGGCTGCTCCGGTCAAAGAAGAGGATGACAATTGA
- a CDS encoding DUF1540 domain-containing protein, with translation MAKDVMCAVNSCTYWAEENKCSAETIFVAYHSSKEPKHSEETDCKTFESK, from the coding sequence ATGGCAAAAGACGTTATGTGTGCAGTAAACTCTTGCACCTACTGGGCTGAAGAGAACAAATGTAGCGCTGAAACAATCTTCGTTGCTTATCACAGTTCCAAGGAGCCGAAGCACTCTGAGGAAACAGACTGCAAAACATTCGAAAGCAAATAA
- a CDS encoding VOC family protein, with the protein MIKQIGQIMLYVNDQDQAVRFWTEKLGFIKVSENDNGQGLRWIEISPAEGAQTSFVLHNKQLIAQMQPELHLGTPSIILYTDDLDGLYQDFQDKGITVGDLVDMPEGRVFNFADDENNYFAVIQK; encoded by the coding sequence ATGATCAAGCAAATCGGCCAAATTATGCTCTATGTAAATGATCAGGACCAGGCAGTACGCTTTTGGACAGAGAAGCTCGGGTTTATCAAGGTTTCGGAAAATGACAACGGACAAGGCCTGCGCTGGATTGAGATTTCGCCGGCAGAAGGCGCCCAGACCTCCTTTGTTCTTCATAACAAGCAGCTTATCGCCCAAATGCAGCCGGAGCTTCACCTTGGCACACCTTCCATTATACTTTACACTGACGACCTGGACGGGCTGTATCAGGATTTTCAGGATAAGGGGATTACGGTCGGGGATCTGGTAGACATGCCGGAGGGCCGGGTATTCAACTTTGCCGATGATGAGAATAACTACTTTGCCGTTATTCAGAAATAA
- the metE gene encoding 5-methyltetrahydropteroyltriglutamate--homocysteine S-methyltransferase yields the protein MSSTITTSSLGYPRIGRNREWKKLLEDFWSGKISEKELRSGMSGLQLQHLKTQQHAGIDLIPVGDFTFYDHVLDTAAMFGIIPPRYGYEGGEISLELYFAMARGSAGATACEMTKWFNTNYHYIVPEIGEQTPVLTANKPLAAYRFAKEQAGIEGKPVVLGLYTFLKLSKGFRAADIAAVADRFLPVYIQLLQELQEEGVAWVQIDEAAVVTGLNAEEIKLLEHIYGTIASQVPGLKLLLQTYFEAAEPLEALLKLPVAGLGLDFVHDGGANLDSIRRLGWPEDKWLGAGIIDGRNIWRSDAAAKLELVRQLRNFVPDERLILQPSCSLLHVPVSVQGEDRLKSTVKNAIAFADEKLAELSLIAAAAADGQDSYAAALAENREALSLFRALPERGRKDVAEQAAGLQQLPDSRSLPFAERQKVQREKWQLPLLPTTTIGSFPQTAEVRQARLKWRKGVWSQERYDGFVRQQIADVIAFQEELGLDVLVHGEFERTDMVEFFGEKLAGYLFTKGGWVQSYGSRCVKPPVIYADVAFVEPMTVKESVYAQSLTKLPVKGMLTGPVTILNWSFVRDDLSREAVANQIALALRQEVKALEDAGIEMIQVDEPAIREGLPLKIEDHENYLNWAVRAFRIATNPVKDTTQIHTHMCYSEFNDMIDSISAMDADVISIETSRSHGELIVSFEEQEYDKGIGLGVYDIHSPRVPDTKEMTASIERALRVLDAGQFWINPDCGLKTRGWEETGAALRNMVEAAVQVRKAVGV from the coding sequence ATGTCCAGCACAATAACAACCAGCAGCCTCGGTTATCCGAGAATCGGCAGAAACCGGGAGTGGAAGAAGCTGCTCGAAGATTTCTGGAGCGGTAAAATCAGTGAGAAGGAGCTCCGGTCCGGCATGTCGGGACTTCAGCTTCAGCACCTGAAAACACAGCAGCACGCCGGAATTGATCTGATTCCGGTCGGCGACTTCACCTTTTATGATCATGTGCTGGACACAGCCGCTATGTTTGGCATCATTCCTCCGCGTTATGGCTATGAGGGCGGAGAGATTTCCCTGGAGCTGTATTTTGCAATGGCCCGAGGCAGCGCCGGAGCTACAGCCTGCGAAATGACCAAATGGTTCAATACGAACTATCACTATATCGTACCGGAAATCGGTGAGCAGACTCCGGTGCTGACAGCCAATAAGCCGCTTGCCGCTTACCGCTTCGCCAAAGAGCAGGCTGGAATCGAAGGCAAGCCGGTTGTACTCGGCCTTTACACGTTCCTGAAGCTGTCCAAGGGCTTCCGGGCTGCAGATATTGCAGCAGTAGCGGACCGCTTCCTGCCGGTCTACATTCAGCTGCTGCAGGAGCTGCAGGAGGAAGGGGTAGCCTGGGTGCAGATTGATGAGGCGGCGGTTGTCACCGGCCTGAACGCAGAAGAGATCAAGCTGCTGGAGCACATTTACGGGACGATAGCCTCCCAAGTGCCGGGGCTCAAGCTGCTGCTGCAGACTTATTTTGAGGCTGCGGAGCCGCTGGAAGCGCTGCTGAAACTCCCGGTGGCCGGACTTGGCCTGGACTTTGTACATGATGGCGGAGCGAATCTCGATTCCATCCGGCGGCTGGGCTGGCCGGAAGACAAGTGGCTCGGCGCCGGCATCATTGACGGGCGCAACATCTGGCGCAGCGATGCTGCGGCTAAGCTGGAGCTGGTGCGCCAGCTGAGAAACTTCGTGCCGGACGAGCGGCTGATCCTGCAGCCATCCTGCAGTCTGCTGCATGTCCCGGTATCGGTGCAGGGGGAAGACCGGCTGAAGAGCACGGTCAAGAACGCTATCGCCTTCGCGGACGAGAAGCTGGCCGAGCTGAGCCTGATTGCAGCAGCGGCAGCGGATGGGCAGGACAGCTATGCTGCAGCACTGGCCGAGAACCGCGAAGCCTTGTCCCTCTTCCGCGCACTGCCTGAACGCGGCCGTAAGGATGTTGCCGAGCAGGCAGCAGGCCTCCAGCAGCTGCCGGACAGCCGCAGCCTGCCTTTTGCCGAGCGGCAGAAGGTACAGCGCGAGAAATGGCAGCTGCCGCTGCTGCCGACAACGACAATCGGCAGCTTCCCGCAGACGGCTGAGGTGCGGCAGGCCCGTCTCAAATGGCGCAAGGGTGTATGGAGCCAGGAGCGCTACGACGGATTTGTCCGCCAGCAGATCGCTGACGTCATCGCTTTTCAGGAGGAGCTGGGACTGGATGTGCTGGTGCACGGGGAGTTCGAGCGGACAGATATGGTTGAGTTCTTCGGTGAGAAGCTGGCCGGCTACCTGTTCACCAAGGGGGGCTGGGTGCAGTCCTACGGCTCACGCTGCGTGAAGCCGCCGGTTATCTATGCGGATGTTGCGTTTGTTGAGCCGATGACCGTCAAGGAAAGCGTATACGCCCAGTCGCTCACGAAGCTGCCGGTAAAAGGAATGCTCACCGGTCCGGTGACGATTCTGAACTGGTCCTTCGTCCGCGATGACCTGAGCCGTGAAGCGGTGGCGAACCAGATTGCCCTGGCGCTGCGCCAGGAGGTGAAGGCCTTGGAGGATGCGGGAATCGAGATGATTCAGGTAGATGAGCCGGCCATCCGTGAAGGGCTGCCGCTGAAAATAGAGGATCATGAGAACTATTTGAACTGGGCAGTACGGGCTTTCCGGATTGCTACGAACCCGGTCAAGGATACAACACAAATCCACACCCATATGTGCTACAGTGAATTTAACGATATGATTGATTCCATCTCAGCCATGGATGCCGATGTCATCTCCATTGAAACCTCACGCAGCCACGGCGAGCTGATTGTCAGCTTTGAGGAGCAGGAATATGATAAGGGCATCGGGCTTGGGGTATATGATATCCACAGCCCGCGGGTACCGGATACCAAGGAAATGACTGCCAGCATTGAACGTGCCTTGCGTGTTCTTGATGCCGGACAGTTCTGGATTAATCCGGACTGCGGCCTGAAAACCAGAGGCTGGGAAGAAACCGGTGCGGCGCTGCGTAATATGGTCGAGGCGGCAGTGCAGGTAAGAAAGGCAGTCGGGGTATAA